The Cellulomonas wangleii genome includes a region encoding these proteins:
- the rarD gene encoding EamA family transporter RarD: MPAPATTQRAGLAAGVAAYALWGALPLYFPLLSPAGPVEVIAHRVVWSLLFCLVLLLVTRTWGAFVALLRDRGLVLRLTLAAVLLAVNWLVFVHGVTTGHVVDAALGYFINPLVTIALAVVVLGERLRPVQWAAVTFGAAAVVVITVGYGRLPWIALVLAASFGTYGLIKSRLGPRVGALPGLAAETVVLVPVALGYLLWLHAAGQGTFAPSLHGLALMGTGVLTAVPLLLFNSATRRLPLSTVGLLQYLTPVLQLAIGVLVAGEQMPPARWWGFALVWVALIVLTVDGVRHARRRPGVPTPPSPSPAPPTV, encoded by the coding sequence GTGCCCGCACCAGCCACCACCCAGCGCGCCGGGCTCGCCGCGGGGGTCGCGGCGTACGCCCTGTGGGGCGCGCTCCCCCTGTACTTCCCGCTGCTGTCCCCCGCCGGGCCCGTCGAGGTCATCGCCCACCGTGTGGTGTGGTCCCTGCTGTTCTGCCTCGTCCTGCTGCTGGTCACCCGCACCTGGGGCGCGTTCGTCGCCCTCCTGCGCGACCGCGGGCTCGTCCTGCGCCTGACGCTGGCGGCCGTGCTGCTGGCCGTCAACTGGCTGGTCTTCGTCCACGGCGTCACCACGGGCCACGTCGTCGACGCGGCGCTCGGGTACTTCATCAACCCGCTCGTGACCATCGCGCTGGCGGTGGTCGTGCTGGGTGAGCGCCTGCGCCCCGTGCAGTGGGCCGCCGTCACCTTCGGCGCGGCCGCCGTCGTGGTGATCACCGTGGGGTACGGGCGACTGCCCTGGATCGCCCTCGTGCTCGCGGCGAGCTTCGGGACCTACGGGCTCATCAAGAGCCGCCTCGGGCCCCGCGTCGGCGCGCTGCCGGGGCTGGCGGCCGAGACCGTCGTCCTGGTGCCCGTGGCGCTCGGCTACCTGCTGTGGCTGCACGCGGCCGGCCAGGGCACGTTCGCGCCGAGCCTGCACGGCCTGGCGCTGATGGGCACCGGCGTCCTCACCGCCGTCCCCCTGCTGCTGTTCAACTCCGCCACGCGGCGCCTGCCCCTGTCGACCGTCGGGCTGCTGCAGTACCTGACGCCCGTGCTGCAGCTGGCGATCGGGGTCCTGGTGGCGGGCGAGCAGATGCCGCCTGCCCGCTGGTGGGGCTTCGCGCTCGTGTGGGTGGCGCTGATCGTGCTCACCGTGGACGGTGTGCGGCACGCCCGGCGCCGACCCGGGGTGCCGACCCCGCCCTCGCCCTCGCCCGCGCCGCCGACCGTCTGA
- a CDS encoding RDD family protein, with amino-acid sequence MSTRASAPRCASCGMPLAPDAESCAVCGARVPLIARPAVDEDGAGDDEVRPASGAVPVGALPVPPVVDDRVLTPSVPTAPTDVLTVVGVATPPAQVADPAGPATPPRYDAAAAARDVRAAGRPPRPEGDGAVPGVGPRVLAYAIDLLLLVVVAVLMVFVVRVTDGAAAPAALLVVPLVGLGQLLAEGLRGATLGAYLTGLRTVDARTGGTPGVPRAFVRQLVVALGSLVAGVGNWVVAASAAWDSSPQRRGWHDRASGTAVVAAGAPSQPSAGPAATRSAATRGAAPRVADARPWTPTPPPGREPVPSAGPPTSTSPATEPSTDGFPAVGAPLEVSFRLPPVAPAEVPVPPAPDLVRPAPTALDPAPAPAAARPDLLPPPPEVGRRERGGARAPVTPAPAAPGLPTEDDLAELEHTRVRDPGTLRRRTGTLALHFDTGERVRVVGRGLVGRGPRAEDGQDILHVVVLSDAARSLSRVHAEFGPEPGEDEGAAIWVSDRGSTNGTVVVDPAGAARVLPAGARAVVRAGWTVRLGDREARVEDD; translated from the coding sequence GTGAGCACCCGTGCCTCGGCACCCCGCTGCGCCTCGTGCGGCATGCCGCTCGCCCCGGACGCGGAGTCCTGCGCGGTCTGCGGGGCGCGTGTCCCGCTGATCGCCCGGCCCGCCGTCGACGAGGACGGCGCCGGCGACGACGAGGTCCGCCCCGCGTCCGGTGCCGTGCCGGTCGGCGCGCTGCCGGTGCCACCGGTCGTGGACGACCGCGTGCTCACGCCGTCCGTGCCGACGGCCCCGACCGACGTCCTGACGGTCGTGGGCGTGGCGACACCCCCGGCGCAGGTGGCCGACCCCGCCGGACCCGCGACGCCTCCCCGGTACGACGCGGCAGCGGCCGCGCGCGACGTGCGCGCCGCGGGCCGCCCGCCCCGGCCCGAGGGTGACGGCGCGGTGCCGGGCGTCGGGCCGCGCGTGCTCGCGTACGCGATCGACCTGCTCCTGCTGGTCGTCGTGGCGGTCCTCATGGTGTTCGTCGTCCGCGTGACCGACGGTGCGGCCGCTCCTGCGGCGCTCCTGGTCGTGCCGCTCGTCGGTCTCGGCCAGCTTCTCGCCGAAGGCCTGCGGGGGGCCACCCTGGGCGCGTACCTCACGGGTCTGCGCACGGTCGACGCGCGCACGGGTGGCACGCCGGGTGTGCCGCGCGCGTTCGTCCGGCAGCTGGTGGTGGCACTCGGCTCGTTGGTCGCGGGCGTGGGCAACTGGGTCGTGGCCGCGTCGGCCGCGTGGGACTCCTCGCCGCAGCGCCGCGGGTGGCACGACAGGGCGTCCGGCACCGCGGTCGTCGCGGCCGGTGCACCGTCGCAGCCCTCCGCCGGTCCCGCGGCCACGCGCAGCGCGGCCACGCGCGGCGCGGCGCCGCGGGTGGCCGACGCCCGCCCCTGGACGCCGACCCCGCCGCCGGGGCGCGAGCCGGTGCCGTCGGCCGGCCCGCCCACGTCGACGTCCCCGGCGACCGAGCCGTCGACGGACGGGTTCCCCGCCGTGGGCGCCCCGCTGGAGGTGTCGTTCCGGCTGCCGCCCGTGGCACCGGCCGAGGTGCCCGTACCCCCGGCTCCCGACCTGGTGCGCCCGGCGCCCACGGCCCTGGACCCCGCCCCGGCACCGGCCGCTGCACGGCCCGACCTGCTTCCCCCGCCGCCCGAGGTCGGCCGGCGTGAGCGGGGCGGGGCGCGCGCGCCCGTGACCCCGGCTCCCGCCGCGCCGGGGCTGCCGACCGAGGACGACCTGGCCGAGCTGGAGCACACCCGCGTGCGCGACCCCGGCACGCTGCGACGTCGCACCGGCACGCTGGCCCTGCACTTCGACACCGGCGAGCGCGTGCGCGTCGTCGGCCGAGGGCTGGTGGGCCGGGGGCCGCGCGCCGAGGACGGCCAGGACATCCTGCACGTCGTCGTGCTGAGCGACGCCGCGCGCTCCCTGTCGCGGGTGCATGCCGAGTTCGGGCCGGAGCCCGGCGAGGACGAGGGTGCGGCGATCTGGGTGAGCGACCGCGGGTCCACCAACGGGACCGTCGTCGTCGATCCCGCCGGCGCGGCCCGGGTGCTGCCCGCCGGCGCCCGTGCGGTGGTCCGCGCGGGGTGGACGGTCCGGCTGGGCGACCGTGAGGCGCGGGTCGAGGACGACTGA
- a CDS encoding PP2C family protein-serine/threonine phosphatase, which translates to MVGGVRLRSGVATDQAARETNEDTAWAADGLFVVADGMGGHEAGEVASRLAVEVVATLAGTGPTLDDVTHVVREAHRRVRELPAEGERRPGTTLTGVVVTEHAGVPCWVVLNVGDSRTYRMVGGMLEQLTRDHSEVAELVEQGLVAVEDAPRHPRRHVVTRVLGGASSNVDPELRMFPVSAGDRMVVCSDGLTDALPDARVQAVLRAERHPGAAADRLVREALAAGAQDNVTVVVVDALGVTPSPAGGRDPGMAR; encoded by the coding sequence ATGGTCGGGGGCGTGCGGCTGCGGTCCGGCGTCGCCACGGACCAGGCGGCCCGGGAGACCAACGAGGACACGGCCTGGGCGGCCGACGGGCTGTTCGTCGTCGCCGACGGCATGGGCGGCCACGAGGCCGGTGAGGTCGCGTCCCGCCTCGCCGTCGAGGTGGTCGCCACCCTGGCCGGGACCGGACCCACGCTGGACGACGTCACCCACGTCGTGCGCGAGGCGCACCGCCGCGTCCGGGAGCTGCCCGCCGAGGGCGAGCGCCGGCCCGGCACGACCCTGACCGGGGTGGTCGTCACCGAGCACGCGGGGGTGCCCTGCTGGGTGGTGCTCAACGTCGGTGACTCGCGCACCTACCGCATGGTCGGGGGCATGCTCGAGCAGCTCACCCGGGACCACTCGGAGGTCGCCGAGCTGGTCGAGCAGGGCCTCGTCGCGGTGGAGGACGCACCGCGCCACCCCCGGCGCCACGTCGTGACGCGGGTGCTCGGCGGGGCGTCGTCGAACGTCGACCCCGAGCTGAGGATGTTCCCCGTGAGCGCGGGGGACCGGATGGTGGTGTGCTCCGACGGCCTGACCGACGCGCTGCCCGACGCCCGGGTGCAGGCGGTGCTGCGGGCGGAGCGTCACCCGGGAGCGGCGGCCGACCGGCTGGTGCGCGAGGCGCTCGCGGCGGGCGCGCAGGACAACGTCACCGTGGTGGTCGTGGACGCGCTCGGAGTCACCCCCTCGCCTGCCGGTGGTCGCGACCCCGGCATGGCACGATGA
- a CDS encoding polyprenyl synthetase family protein, which yields MTTALALPLHDAALAERLTGRLGLVEELLRDAVTYADPIAHDASSHLVNAGGKRLRPLLTLLTAELGDGGRREVVDAAAVVELTHLATLYHDDVMDSAPLRRGAPSAHEVWGNSVAILTGDLLFARASSIVSGLGPEAVRIQAQTFERLCLGQLHETVGPRPDEDPVSHYLQVLADKTASLIATSARFGAMFAGCRPDAVRTVTQFGETIGVAFQLADDVIDLTSDGTVTGKTPGTDLREGVPTMPALLLRSRAASAPVGSADRDVLALLDADLSDDADLSAAVEALREHEVVSLTRRRAVDLARQAVTELAPLPAGPVKDALVAFADALVDRAS from the coding sequence GTGACAACCGCACTCGCCCTCCCGCTCCACGACGCCGCACTCGCCGAGCGCCTCACCGGGCGTCTCGGGCTCGTCGAGGAGCTCCTGCGCGACGCCGTCACGTACGCCGACCCGATCGCGCACGACGCCTCGAGCCACCTGGTCAACGCGGGCGGCAAGCGGCTGCGCCCGCTGCTCACCCTCCTCACGGCCGAGCTGGGCGACGGCGGTCGGCGCGAAGTGGTGGACGCGGCCGCGGTCGTCGAGCTCACGCACCTGGCGACGCTGTACCACGACGACGTCATGGACTCCGCGCCGCTGCGGCGCGGTGCGCCGTCCGCGCACGAGGTCTGGGGCAACTCCGTCGCGATCCTCACCGGCGACCTGCTGTTCGCGCGGGCGTCGTCGATCGTCTCGGGGCTCGGCCCCGAGGCCGTGCGGATCCAGGCGCAGACGTTCGAGCGGCTCTGCCTCGGCCAGCTGCACGAGACGGTCGGCCCGCGGCCCGACGAGGACCCGGTCTCCCACTACCTGCAGGTGCTGGCCGACAAGACGGCCTCGCTCATCGCGACGTCCGCCCGCTTCGGCGCGATGTTCGCCGGCTGCCGCCCGGACGCGGTGCGCACGGTCACGCAGTTCGGCGAGACCATCGGTGTCGCGTTCCAGCTGGCCGACGACGTCATCGACCTCACCTCCGACGGCACCGTGACGGGCAAGACCCCCGGCACGGACCTGCGTGAGGGCGTGCCGACCATGCCGGCCCTGCTGCTGCGCTCGCGCGCCGCCTCGGCGCCGGTCGGGTCCGCGGACCGCGACGTGCTGGCGCTGCTCGACGCGGACCTGTCGGACGACGCCGACCTCTCGGCGGCCGTCGAGGCGCTGCGGGAGCACGAGGTCGTCTCGCTGACGCGCCGCCGCGCCGTCGACCTCGCCCGCCAGGCCGTCACCGAGCTGGCCCCGCTGCCCGCCGGGCCGGTGAAGGACGCCCTGGTCGCGTTCGCCGACGCGCTCGTCGACCGGGCGTCGTGA
- the nuoN gene encoding NADH-quinone oxidoreductase subunit NuoN, with protein sequence MSGFTAPEIAWGPMTPLLVVLLAAVVGVLVEAFVPAARRRTVQLVLTLGALAGALLAVAALWSDVERTGGTDVLSGSLVVDGPTLVLQATIALLALLSTLLFADRVAGGEDAFAPSAAAVPGSDYEELARRKGLRQTEVYPLLLFATGGMMLFPATTDLLTLFVALEVLSLPLYLLSGMGRRRRLLSQEASMKYFLLGAFVSALMLFGIGLLYGYAGSLRYADIAAATTTPNGMEGLLVVGALLLLAGLFFKVGAVPFHMWTPDVYQGAPTPVTAFMAACTKVAAFGALLRVVYGMLPTMAWDLEVVLWIVAIVTMVVGTVAALVQTDVKRLLAYSSIAHAGFVLTGIVALDEAGITAVLFYLLAYGATTVGAFGLVSLVREQGTGDDDGPVVLGEATRLSQWAGLGRSHPVAAVTFTLFLLSFAGIPLTAGFVGKFAVFSAAVEGGAWQLALVGVLASAAAAFFYVRIIVLMFFTDPQEAPGVAGETAPGLTSDATPDVAPEPATAVEPVETVGVPSVAVAEPVRAARTTVAAGEGLTVVAVGICAVLTVVLGVAPSPVLDAIASVALLLP encoded by the coding sequence GTGAGCGGCTTCACCGCCCCGGAGATCGCATGGGGGCCGATGACGCCCCTGCTGGTCGTGCTGCTGGCGGCCGTCGTGGGTGTGCTCGTCGAGGCGTTCGTGCCCGCCGCGCGCCGGCGGACCGTCCAGCTCGTCCTCACGCTGGGTGCCCTGGCCGGCGCGCTGCTGGCCGTCGCCGCGCTGTGGTCCGACGTCGAGCGCACGGGCGGCACCGACGTGCTGTCCGGTTCGCTGGTGGTCGACGGCCCCACGCTCGTGCTGCAGGCGACCATCGCGCTGCTCGCCCTGCTGTCCACTCTCCTGTTCGCGGACCGGGTCGCCGGCGGCGAGGACGCGTTCGCGCCGTCCGCGGCGGCCGTGCCCGGCTCGGACTACGAGGAGCTGGCCCGGCGCAAGGGGCTGCGCCAGACCGAGGTCTACCCGCTGCTGCTGTTCGCCACCGGCGGCATGATGCTGTTCCCCGCGACCACCGACCTGCTGACGCTGTTCGTCGCGCTCGAGGTCCTGTCCCTCCCGCTGTACCTGCTGTCCGGCATGGGACGCCGCCGCCGCCTGCTGTCGCAGGAGGCGTCGATGAAGTACTTCCTGCTGGGTGCCTTCGTCTCCGCCCTCATGCTGTTCGGCATCGGCCTGCTCTACGGGTACGCCGGGTCCCTGCGGTACGCGGACATCGCGGCGGCGACGACCACGCCCAACGGGATGGAGGGGCTGCTCGTCGTGGGCGCCCTGCTGCTCCTGGCCGGGCTGTTCTTCAAGGTCGGCGCCGTGCCGTTCCACATGTGGACGCCGGACGTCTACCAGGGCGCGCCGACCCCGGTCACCGCGTTCATGGCGGCGTGCACCAAGGTCGCCGCCTTCGGGGCGCTGCTGCGGGTCGTCTACGGGATGCTCCCGACCATGGCCTGGGACCTCGAGGTGGTCCTGTGGATCGTGGCCATCGTCACCATGGTCGTGGGCACGGTCGCCGCGCTGGTCCAGACCGACGTCAAGCGGCTGCTGGCGTACTCCTCGATCGCGCACGCCGGGTTCGTCCTGACGGGCATCGTGGCGCTCGACGAGGCGGGCATCACCGCCGTGCTGTTCTACCTGCTGGCGTACGGCGCGACCACGGTCGGTGCGTTCGGCCTGGTCAGCCTGGTGCGCGAGCAGGGCACGGGGGACGACGACGGCCCGGTCGTGCTCGGGGAGGCCACGCGCCTGTCGCAGTGGGCCGGCCTGGGCCGCAGCCACCCGGTCGCGGCGGTCACCTTCACGCTGTTCCTGCTGTCGTTCGCGGGGATCCCGCTGACCGCGGGCTTCGTCGGCAAGTTCGCGGTCTTCTCCGCGGCGGTCGAGGGCGGCGCCTGGCAGCTCGCCCTGGTGGGCGTGCTGGCGTCGGCGGCGGCGGCGTTCTTCTACGTCCGGATCATCGTCCTGATGTTCTTCACGGACCCGCAGGAGGCGCCGGGCGTCGCCGGTGAGACCGCGCCCGGTCTCACGTCGGACGCGACCCCCGATGTGGCACCGGAGCCCGCGACCGCGGTCGAGCCCGTCGAGACCGTCGGCGTCCCGTCCGTGGCCGTCGCGGAGCCCGTGCGGGCCGCCCGGACGACCGTCGCCGCCGGCGAGGGTCTGACGGTCGTCGCGGTGGGGATCTGTGCCGTCCTCACGGTCGTGCTCGGGGTCGCCCCGTCGCCCGTGCTCGACGCCATCGCGTCCGTGGCGCTCCTGCTGCCGTGA